One Drosophila subpulchrella strain 33 F10 #4 breed RU33 chromosome 2R, RU_Dsub_v1.1 Primary Assembly, whole genome shotgun sequence genomic window, AGTGGTGCTCCAAGGTGTGACGCTGATTATAGCACTGTTTTCAGAACGGAAATCGCTTTGTAAATCGGTTATTATGGTACCTGAAAATGCAGGAAACTCGATTTTTTGTGCACTGCGATGTGACCGTTTGCCGCGGACCGAAAAATACGAAAAACCACGGGTGTCCGACTTCTTTTTAATATACGAAGTAGGTACGAAAAGATAGGTacaaactttttaaatattttgtttgagATTGCTACAAATATTATGTATTAATTCCGCGCTCAGGATTTCTTTGATTTAATTTAGGGTAAAAACGTTTAATATTATCAAGACGGATGGAAAACTCCTTTGTGAATtcaataaatttgtttatatcaGCCGCGCAAAGGTaccaaaatggaaaaaaaatagtttaatcTTTGGTTTCAAATATTTGTGTAACAGGCTTCTAAAAATTTCTATTCAATCTGTTTTGGACCTGGTAAGTAACTAGTTTACGTGTGACTTTGGCTTCAAATATTACTATTGTAGTTTCAGTTTAAAGTTGAAAGTTATGTTCggtaacttttttttaagcctTATACAATTTTGGTAGCGAAATATCAAGCCCTTGGAGACATCTTTTAAAATTGACAAGCCGAGTATTTCAGTATTGTTAATACTCTTctaatattttggtattttatttttcaaagtggtGAGGCTGCACTGCTTGGGTTATCGATAGTTCCTCGCTCATTGCATTCTTGTGGCGTCGGTTTCAATTTGCTTGTTTTCAATTGTTGGCTTAAATTCGGGTCCAAAATGAATCGTCGCAACAAGCGCACATCCTATTACCAGTACGAAGTGTATCTGGACTTCATGGAGGGTAATCCCCTCATGTCGGCCAACAAACTGGGACGGACTCAGGATAGCAAAAAGTGGAAAGAGCTGAGCGATGAACTAAACAAGTGCACTGTTGGTCCTAATTTAGCGCCTGAAGAATGGCGAAAGGTATAGTCGTATATGAATATATCCCATATAGAACCCTACTAAACCATGCACCGTTTTTCGCTTCTAGCGCCTCAATGACTGGAAGAACAGCACACGCGCCAAGTTCCGACGCAGCCTGAGTTCGGATGATAAGAGCAATATATTGACTCCCCTGGAAAATAGAGCTCTGCAAATTTTCTCCTCTGAGTCGATATATCGAGACGTTACAGCTCCAGTGGACATTAAGGAATTGGCGGAGGAGCATGCGGACCAGGAAGAACCAGATGAGGGGCAAGAGGAGGTGGATGAGGAGCAAGAACAGTACCAGGAGTTTATATCACCTCCGGAGAATGCCACCCGAACGGTGATCAATGGACACAGGTCCGGCAAGCAGTTACGGCTGCAGGATACCGGGGAGATCATCTATCAAGGTGCGTTATGCCAACTAGTAGTGGAGCgctcaaatatttatttgtgtatCCTTTATTTTAGTGTCGAATATCGTGCCATCAGAACGATCAGCTCCAAAAGTACCTGCACCTGCAATCTCCTGCGGCAAGAAAATCGAGCAGCAGTTAAAACGAATATCTGATATTGAGGAGGCATCTTTGCATTTCAAGATAGCCTGTTTCAAGTACAACAATCCCGGGTTCGACTATGACCCGTAGCCAAATCGTTCTGATTGTCTGATCCTGTACATTATAGCGTGTAAGCATCGAGGGACCTGCTATTTCGGCAATGAATTAAATGTCGAGAAACCTTCAATGATTGGTACAGATAGATAATGAAAAAATGGTCATATACGCTGTTGTCCTAGGCACATCTTTTGCACATATCGCACATCTTTTTACCAAATGTATAAGCTACTTCAGCAAAAAACGGCGTTAATATAAGTTACCACACTTTTACGTTTCTCGTTTTAATAGTGaatggaaaaaatatatattttgatgaaCAACACATGAAGCTTATTTTAATCTTCAAATCCTTgaaaaacaatacatttaacATTAATAGTGTATGGATTTAAGGGCGTAGCCGGGTATGAACCGGGTAGCAAATTAGTTTAAATTGAACTATGTGTACTGATTTTATCTacagttttttataaaatagaGTAAGGGGTAAACTGAGTTTCACGTAGCACAGCTCctcttataaaaaaaagtttttaaataataagtCATAATTTGGATAAATCTAGCTAGAACTATCGCATGGTGATCCCGCCGAGTGCGCACCACTGGCTTGCCGAATGCAACGCTGCGCTCACAGGGGGTAGCATGCACTAGAAAATCCCAAACGCCTGCAATTGTTTGTGAACACTTCGCATCGTTTGGTGGCGTCAATTTGCATTTTGTGGCTTTTGCCAGGGACTTTAGCAAGAAAACCAAGTGCAATCTTTACAGCGAGCTGACCGGATGCACGGCAAGATGGATCGCCGCAAGAAACGCACCTCCTCGGAGCAGTACCAGATGTACATCGACATGATGGAGAGCGACCCCATTTTCGCCACCGGACGGGTGCCGCGCGATTACGACCTgaactatttgaccaaaaagtGGAAGGAGCTCTCCGACCGGCTGAACAAGTGCAGCTCCGGACCCACACTCACGCCGGAGGAGTGGCGCAAGGTGGGATATCGCATATGTACCCCCGCTAATCTCTGTAATCCCATATCTCTTCTCCCGAAAACAGCGGCTAAACGACTGGAAGAACACCACGCGCTGCAAGTACAGACGCAGCCTGCTGTCCACGGAAAAGGACATCTCGATGACCTCCGTGGAGACGCGGGCTCTGGATCTCTTCGGCAAGGTGCCCACCACCACCGGCGAAACGCTGCTTAACCTAAAGGCAGAGAAGGACGAGCCCGACGACGAATTGGAAGATCTTGGGCAACGCACTTCGGCGGCGTTTCAAAAAGAACTGCAGGCCGCCGTCGAGGAGGCCATCAACGACGAGGTGGACGAGGAGGAGATGGTGGAGGAGCATGTGGATCACGACGACATGCTGGAGGAGAATCTGGCAGAAACCGGCATCTCGGCGTCCACCACGGCAGTCAACACGGGCGGCGGCACATATCGCACCATCGTCGTGGAAAACACATCCTACGAGCACGTGGAGGAGGAACCTCAGGCGGTGCAGCCGCATACCGTGGAGTACGTCACAGCCCGCAGGCCTGCCGCCGCTGTCATCAATCCAGGCACGGCCTCCTCTGGCAATAAGTTGATCAATGGCGAGCTGCCCGTCAAGCGGATGCGCACGCAGCCTCGGGAGCAAATAATCTACGAAGGTAACAGCTCCATTAAAATTCTGGGGCAATCTTTTGCAGAAAACTTTCTCATCTTTTATGTATCCCTTGGTTTTTTGCCTGTACATTTTGCAATTCTAGCTTGTAATCAAATTCCACCcctatgtatttattttgttcGTAATAATGTGAAGTAACGTTAAATTGCAtctaaagttttaaaataattcaatttaataGTTGAAATGATAGTTAAAAGCTAGCATTTTTAATTGCTTCCAAATCCTGTTAATTCTGAAGTATTTGTATAAATCCAAACGATTATATAGAACTAGCCAGTTATAGTttcaacatatttttaaaattatttgcttAATCTTATGGTTCTAACATTTAAGTAGAAAGATAAGAAAAAGCATGTTCTTTTGATTAATATTTGAAAAGCCACCTTATATTACTTTTGGCTAAAATGTAGTTTTTTCGTAccttttcagttaaaaatgcGCCGCGCTGCATCTCGAACATGCAGGCGGTGCCGCCACTGCACAGTACAAAGCTGGAGCGGGAACCCAGCTCGCTGACTACCGCACTGAGCAGCGCTGATGCCCAGCAGATTTCCCACCAGCTGAAGCGATTGGCAGACATCAAGTACGAGACACTGCAGTTTGAGATTGCGCGCTTCAAGTTCAACAACCCCGGCTTCCAATACGATCCGCCGTCATTATAGTGCCCCAAGCGGCAGGACGAGATCAGTGGGTCTAAGCAATCAGCAAAAACtccagcaccagcagcagcaacggcGACAGGATCAGCATTAGCAAAAGCAATAGACCGAGCAATGCCGGCACGAATTGTATAGATCTTTTAGATGCTCTTCGGCATTCGATCGTTTTGTAGCTCTCCCAGTCCTGCGCTCTGCCGGAACACAAAATCATAACTTATAGTAGCCAGATtagtttaaaattgtaatagatTTCTACTGtgtaaacaaatattttcaatttttcacGCACCTAAACTACGATATCCATACGAATAGGCCTAACATTTTAATacataaagtaaataaaattggACAAGTAATTTTAACGCGTTGTATgtaaatgtaaaaataaagtttaccAATGATAAATATGCGCGGCACAGACGTGCTCCACCTTTTGCCTGTTGTTGCATTTTAGGTTTATTTATGACTCCGGAGCCAGAATCGAAGCCAACACGAAAAGTCCATTAATCAAAGGTTGGGAGATGGCGTCGACAACGCATACAGTGTGCTTGGGGTTTGGCTGGGGTTcgggtttgggtttgggtcATTTTAACCTGACCGCCGACTAGTGGGCGCACTTTGTAACTGTCAAGAGCGCCTGGAGGCTCCGATGCGAAAGAAATCACTTGTAGCTGTTATAGTGTTCTGATGCTGTTGCAACAAGTGCCGATCCAAAGTCctctgctgctcctcctccgcTCGGATAACTGCAATGGGCAATAGATCATTTGCAGGCCGTGCGCTGCGAATCATAAATTACCGACGACCAAGAAGCGGAGGATGGGGAACAGACCTCCATGGGACGACGCATGGCGTTCCGTTAGGAATCGTTGCCATCTCGATGATAACTGCACAACACGTCGTATGCTTAATCTGTTCTCTTTGCAAAAGTACACTCGTAAAATGGTTATTAAGGAAAATTTCCGTTTTCTTAGATTCATCAAAAATTATTTCCAAttattatatttgatctataaaaaatgtttggttAGAAAATCATTGCAAGCTGTTTTTATTAAAGTTTACAAAGTATTTTCATGAGTAAGGATACCTTATAGAGCTGATATTAAGCATTGgatttgcttttatttttaaatttcttttctttttatttctaaATTTCTATTATGAATTTTATATAAACATACTTTTAGCGGTTGACGAAATCTGTACATATTTAGATTTTATATATACctttttataaactttaatATAAAAGGTTTCCCTAATTTTGGCGTATTCCGTCTTTATTATAAGCTAAAAACAGGATTTAGCACACACAGTTTGACATTTTCTTTATGTATCTTTTAAAAAAGGAATAcaatcaaatatatttattgatCATAGATTTTGTTGAGTGTTTCCCTTTCCAAATCGCTCCCGCCTGTGTGGGTGCCGCCCGCTCTTTGATGAAAAGCCCGCTGGCAAAGCTGATTAACTTAACCTGCGCACACActtcggcgggaaatgagtGTCTGGGACCCAGATGTCTTCTTCTCACATGGCCATGAAATGGAGGCTCCATCTGGGACTGGGACTGGGACTGAACCAAGTTTGAGGAACTGATGGGTCGTCGCTCAGAGTGCATGCCCAGTCCATTAAACAGTTCGTGTTGCACTCGTTTCGCTTTGGCATCCACGGGTATATGAGTCCATGGATTTGGGACTGGGTATGGGTTCAGGGTCTAGGTTTGGGATCGGGTTTGCGTTTGGGCTAGGGCACACATGACAGCCAGCGTGCAGAATTGACCCCATGGGCGGATGCTATAAAAACGAAGCAAAAGGAGCTGCACAAaataaaacccaaaaaatgtGAGATGCTCAGTTTCGCATACAAAATACCCTTTAACACTTAATGAATAGCAGAGGTGATTTAAGtggttttatattaaatagGAACAGCAACTTAACTGCAACATTAAACCATTGAAGTAATCAAAAAAGTTCGACGACATAAATTCAACACACGTAAAATCCTTATGAACATATAGGTTTACAATGTTAGTTATTCAATATAAGCTCTTTAAATGCCAATTTCACAAGCTTGTCTAacttatattttcaattcttAAACCATTTATCCATTTCTAAAACTCAACGTTACCCTGTAAAGGATATAAAAAGAGCAATTTGtgagttttaaattttatcgccATGCTGTTTCATGCATATTGATGAATGAATCCGTTTCGTCGTGTATTTGGAGTGACTAACTCGAAAATAACAAAACAAGTCTGAGTTCGGGATTTGTAGCCAAAATAATATCGGAAAATAAAGTGACCAGAATGGTGCCCACTTTTAAGCTGAAATAATAGAGTTCATGAAGGCGAAAAATGCTACTAGAGTGGATTATGGAAGCGTTTGCACACACCAGCTCGGATTAAAGCATTGAGCATTCTTTAAACTTTAAATCTTCTAATCCATGCGATCAACAGATAAGATCTGCACTTTGCTATACAGATGAAAATAGTCGGATAATTAACTCCAGTGCTGAAGGTCAACAACCCCAGAGAATCAAAAGAAAATCAGGGATTGTAAATAAGGGTTATTGGTAACAACAAAATTCACGAATCTATCCTTACCATTATATGTATATCCcaaaaatggtttttgttAGATAGATACTTTATtaaatgtacatatataataCTCCAAAAttaatgtttaatattttatataaaaatacaactctataaataattgtaaataatttatacAACTTATAGTCCTCGACAAATGTTCTTTATTGGCGACACCTTTTTTGTTACAACCATTGTATGGATAAGCCAAGGTATGGCATTAGTTGCGGACCAAGACCACGGTCAAGGCACATATGTATGTTGGGAACCTCCAACTGGAAACTGGCAACCTTTTATCCATTATTCTGGCGCAAAGTGCAAAGCGTTTTTATGCCGGCGATTATTACGCTTGATCCTCAAGCACCGAAGGGTCAATTGATGTTTGTGATGACGCTGAattgtgttgttgttgctggtcgTACCcacagcaactgcaacagcaacagcaactggCGAACATGCAACATGCAACAGCATTGTGGTCGCTTGCCCGCAATTCGCCTTGGAATTTTTAGCATAGGCGAGTATCCcccatttcttttattttatatattttccccccgtagttgttgttgctgccgaaAATTGCATTTCTTGGCTGGCAGCGATAAAGCGTCAGCAGCAATATTCGTTTTGCGGCCAGGCCAGTTGATATATCACTAGGCACAGATAATGCCCCTTAGCTAAATCAGGCCATCATCAAAGCCGGCTTGCGATATAGAAATTATTTATAGGCCAGGGAGAAAAACTGAAGGCGGTGAGCAATCGTAAATCTAAAGATCCTTTTCTTAAAAGCTTAATTCCGAACAATTATTATGGACCAGCTGGATCTCTTCCTCATATCAAATTTGATGGGTCCCGGATCCCGGGTCCCGGGtccatgttgctgctgtccaGCGTGTAATTATATTAGCATGATCTATGCCATTACGCGCACACACATCGATATGCGGCAATTAGTGCTGCGGACGAACAAGTACAACTATCGGCTAAACAATATGGCCAGCGGGCGTTTATGGCCAACGACAGGCCATTATTGACGCCACTCGATGGACTGGCCATCATCGATTGCTGCGGTCGctgcatgttgctgctgtgtcGCTCCTGCaactcctgctgctgctgctgctgctgcatgcAAATTGTCGGCGGCCTAAGCGTTTCGCAAAAGTCAAAGGGGGACCGTTTGGGGTGGGGGCTGTTGGCCAAACTAAGCTGGAAAAACATCAAGCGCTGAAACGGCGCCCTCTCAGCCGAAAGTCATAAACACGCACTAATTGCAGCCGTGATTTGTTGCACACAGCATTAATGGCGCTCGCAGGAGCAACACAGACACAAACGCAaacacagcagcagcagcatcgaCTCAAATCGAAGCCTAATTGCCCATAAATGGCAGTTTTCGTTGGCGACATCAAAACGTAAAGCTTTCAGCAGCACACACAAAAAGTTCCAAGTGCCCTCTCtgatttataaacaaaatttaacAGCCGAACGGCGAGTTAGGGCATTAAAAATGATGTAGTTGCCGCTGTTGGCATGATGTTGCTACTGCAACGGCCCTGCAATTAGGCGCCACTCCTGGCGGGGTGGTCCGCCATGTCGCCAGTGTGGCGATCGAATCGATCGATCCCGTCGATATACAAATCGATTGCTTGATCTCTCacttgcagcagcaacaacagcagcagcagcagcagcagcagcaatagcAACCTGAAGCAGCAACATGAAATGTTGCTCGCGTGGTCAGCGCCAATTACTTAGAGCATATCAATTATATTACGGCAATGCATTGTAAAATAAATGCCCAGAATGAtagcctgctgctgctgctggttgtAATTGAACTGCGCGTATTgcgaaattattattttgtgcATTTGCAATTGCAAGTGCCTACTGGCTGGCATTCTGCGGACTGCCCCGGCCTTCCATCCTGCGTGTCTGTTCATATGTTTTCATTACTTTTGCCCATTATGCGTGTACGTGACGCACAATTTCAAATTGCCAGGGGTGGGGAGGGGGCCCAAAGGCGGAGGGCTTATAAGCCGGATACCCAGCCAGCATTGACTTCCAGCTCCTCCTTTCTAGCCAGGTCCACCTCCtgctccagctccagctccaggTCCAATCCAGCGTGGATCGTCGTCTGTTTGTGGCTTTTGTTTGCTGTTCAagtttacaattttaatgcacTGCCACTTGACTGTTGACAGTGGTgcgttgctgttgctgttgctagtgttgctgttgctgctgctgctgttgttgctgctgctgcaagtGTTGCTGCGGTGCTGAATGTGCCAGTGTGTTGGATTATTGATTTTATGCTGTGTACGTGAAGGCAACCTTGCCGGTAGtcactgctgttgctgctgtgcttTCGGTGTTGCTGCCGTGCTGCCTCTGCTGCATTTAGCTCTCATTTCGCACATGCCCCAAAATGAAATGCATGTTTATGTTTCCGTTTCTGTTGAAGCCATCATATGCTGATTCATGGTGTTGAGGGGAGAGCTTTATTATTCCTCTTCGGAACCAAGGTTAGCCAAATACGGGGAAGAGAGGGAGCTAGGCTGCTATAGACGGCGAAACCTGATGACACACGGTTTTTGAAAGCAGTTCAGGTTTCTGTGGAAGCAAAACATAACCGTGTTGTTTTAGGAtccattttattattatttgactTTCTCAGAATTGAAATTCTTAGGAGGCAAGTTACTTCGTTTTAAAGTTTTGGTGTTATTCTTTTTAATTTGGAAAATAATGGACAAtaccaattttattttttatgaaagaggaataataatataatataagaAAATGGATGTTTCGCAGATTTTAATATGTTCCCTTTCttatattaataaattcaaattaatatCCTTTTTTAACTTTTGTGTCTTCTTCTTAGTTTATATATGTTCATAATATTCATGtttaattatgtttttataacTTTAGTATATTCTTGGTTTTGGAAAATTCTAAAAgcattaagaaaaatattccCTAATTTAGTTTATAGAAAACTACATCTTTGTTTTCATAAGTATACTTATTTAATACCAAAGCTCTGGCCCGACCCCTTTTGCCCACCTAGATCTGGGTGACCCAAAGCCCATTAAGGGCACCTCCAATCGCACCCATAAGGGGCCAGCAATGGATTCCTGACATCGTTAGGGCGCAACAATTGCTACAATTGCTGAATATGATTGAAGTACTTTCGAAGGTAACGAGGCAGCGGCGAACATGGCCTCCATATCAAACTGGCATCAAACAATTTCAAATGGATCGAATGAGAAATCGACAGAGCTGGCCAATTGCAGTTGggatgttgatgttgctgctgttgatgttgatgttgctgctttGTATGCATGCAATGAACGTGATCGGTTGCAATTTCAGCGACTCGAGAACAAAGTGGGCAAAGCGAGAGGATCGAAGTTGATCGGAGCGACAATGTTGCAGACGCACAGGAGCAACATCAGCGACGTGGCTCCGATGTTGCTGCCACATTTCACTGGTCCCGATGATTGAAATTCTAAGACCAGAGTCGGAATACTGCATCCGAAACCGACTCCCAGACAAAGTCGCAGTCCAAAGTCGTCTGATGCTGACCTTTTCGCATGAGAATCATCGACGGCAGCCGATGATGGATGCACTGCCAGAGCCAACTTGATCTGGGCCCAAAAGAGCAGGAAAGGGGCCTGGGAGCAATGTCAGCCGAGGCTGTCAGTACGTGCAGCTCGTCTTGGGCAATTTAGGTGCGAGGAAAGTGGGTTTCTTTCCTCAATCGCCGATTTTTTCAGACATTTACTTCGTCGTATTGCGAAAATGGCTTGCATACTACTTTAATTGCCCGTACATTTTTCTTTTCAAATGTTAATAAGtagttttaaagttattaCTTGTTCCCTTTTTTTGGGGATCACATTTTAAGAACCTTATCTTCTATACTTCTATTCTTCTagaaataaatatgtaaaagTTGTAGAAAATGTTCTCCAAAAAGTGGTACATTTGTTTATCTAGTCATAAACAGAATCATGACCTCTTTAATTTCCATTAGAtagataacatttttaatattcaaaaatcATGTACAATATGAGACTGCCCATCATACTACATCATAATAAAGCCATTATAATATACTAAAACTCAAACGTTCTTAGATTCAACAATATTTTGGACAAGTCGAGGTCAAGGTTATTATTTTATCTCCTAATCAATTTAATCCAAATATAGTAAATTGGAAAAGTGATGAATCTtgttgaaaaacaatttacCTGCTTACATAACGAGAGTTCACTGTACGCACCACGCGACGGATAATTGCGCTCACCCAACGaaaaggcaaaaaaataagaaaagtaAGGAAAAACCAGGCTGGCAGGGAAACTTCTTTGAGTCGTCA contains:
- the LOC119550004 gene encoding uncharacterized protein LOC119550004; its protein translation is MNRRNKRTSYYQYEVYLDFMEGNPLMSANKLGRTQDSKKWKELSDELNKCTVGPNLAPEEWRKRLNDWKNSTRAKFRRSLSSDDKSNILTPLENRALQIFSSESIYRDVTAPVDIKELAEEHADQEEPDEGQEEVDEEQEQYQEFISPPENATRTVINGHRSGKQLRLQDTGEIIYQVSNIVPSERSAPKVPAPAISCGKKIEQQLKRISDIEEASLHFKIACFKYNNPGFDYDP
- the LOC119551836 gene encoding uncharacterized protein LOC119551836; translated protein: MHGKMDRRKKRTSSEQYQMYIDMMESDPIFATGRVPRDYDLNYLTKKWKELSDRLNKCSSGPTLTPEEWRKRLNDWKNTTRCKYRRSLLSTEKDISMTSVETRALDLFGKVPTTTGETLLNLKAEKDEPDDELEDLGQRTSAAFQKELQAAVEEAINDEVDEEEMVEEHVDHDDMLEENLAETGISASTTAVNTGGGTYRTIVVENTSYEHVEEEPQAVQPHTVEYVTARRPAAAVINPGTASSGNKLINGELPVKRMRTQPREQIIYEVKNAPRCISNMQAVPPLHSTKLEREPSSLTTALSSADAQQISHQLKRLADIKYETLQFEIARFKFNNPGFQYDPPSL